One window of the Mobula birostris isolate sMobBir1 chromosome 19, sMobBir1.hap1, whole genome shotgun sequence genome contains the following:
- the rnf152 gene encoding E3 ubiquitin-protein ligase rnf152: METVSQDSQMECQICFNYYSPCRRPKLLDCKHTCCSVCLQQMRSSQKELTCPWCRSITKLSPSLSVSQLPDDPDVIAVISIPSASDRTPVFIKLPSTGCYMVPLTVTKESTLLPGEGGCRLLPGNQRKTVTAVLIPGEQQHQQHPLQSGPREDEEEEESREVVKTSTCSGVCTVLLVACVLLFLLGIVLHNMSCISKRFTAISCG, translated from the coding sequence ATGGAGACCGTTTCCCAAGACTCCCAAATGGAATGCCAGATCTGCTTCAATTACTACAGCCCATGCCGTCGCCCCAAGTTACTCGACTGCAAGCACACCTGCTGCTCTGTCTGCCTTCAGCAGATGAGAAGCAGTCAGAAAGAGCTGACGTGCCCCTGGTGTCGAAGTATCACCAAGCTCTCTCCCAGCCTGTCTGTGTCTCAGCTGCCCGACGACCCGGATGTAATTGCTGTGATCAGCATCCCCAGTGCCTCAGACCGCACCCCAGTCTTCATCAAGCTCCCAAGCACTGGTTGCTACATGGTCCCCCTGACTGTTACCAAGGAGAGCACTCTGTTGCCAGGCGAAGGGGGTTGTCGGCTGTTGCCGGGAAACCAGCGGAAGACTGTGACTGCTGTTTTGATCCCTGGCGAGCAGCAGCACCAGCAGCATCCGTTGCAAAGTGGACCAAGGGAggatgaggaagaggaggagagcaGAGAAGTTGTGAAGACCTCCACTTGCTCAGGGGTTTGCACTGTACTTCTTGTGGCTTGTGTCCTCCTGTTCCTCCTTGGCATCGTGCTGCACAACATGTCTTGCATATCGAAGCGATTCACTGCTATCTCCTGTGGCTGA